Part of the Burkholderiales bacterium genome, GCTCTCGGCGAGCTTGCGAAGGAGCGTGCGGCGCTTGCGCATTACGCGCTCGGCGACCTCCATCTGCCGGGCGATGCGCGGATCGTAGGGCGAGAGCTTGATGCCGTCGGGAAGCTCGGTCGCGTAGAGCACGTCGCCCTTGGCGAGGTGCAGCCGCGCAAGCAGCGCCTTCGGCAGCACGATCCCGGCCGAATTGCCGACGGTGGTGATCTTGATCTTCATGGAAGCGCCTCCGTCGCGGATTATAACGGGCGTTATATGCGGAAGGAGGCGGATGGCGCCCAAGCAGCGCGCCGTTTACAACGCCTGCTATTTTGTCGCCAAGCGCATTCGGCTTACGTCTGGCCACCCGGATTCAGGCGGATCGGGCGCTTCGCACCCTTCACCTTGCCGCGCCTGCCCGGCCGCACCCAAGGCAGCGCGCGGATTCGCCGCAGGTATGCGGCCTCCGCGTGTTCGGGCGACACCTCGACGGCGGTGAGCCGCGCGATCGGCCGCCCGCGGTCGGTGACGATCACGTCCATGCCCGCCTGCGCCAGCCGCAGGTACTTCGCCAGCCGATTCTTCATTTCGCGGATCGGGACTTTCACGTGTTCGGCTCCGCATAGCTCCAAGTGTCGCATCGTAGCCATGACGGTCCCGCGCGAGCAATGCGAGGACCGTGACGAGTTGCAATGGCTATTGCAAGCGCGCGTTCGCGTGACCAGCAAATGGCCGCTTATCCTCGCCATTCGGATGCAAGCTCAAGCTCGCAATCGGGCGCATAAGAGGCAAAAGCGACGCGCTATATCCAGAGGGTCCCATTACAACGCGCGGTTACCATCGCGCTCGAGGTAATGGAAATGCAAACGAACGATCCAGAGAGCCGGACGGAAGCCACGAAGCATCCCAGAGGGCCACAAGGCGATGATTTGCCCGAGAGGCAACAGCGCGGGCTATCGCCGTATCACAATCATCGGCGACATGGTTACGTAGTTGCTGCAACCGGCGCACCGGGGCCTGTATTTGCCCCCCATCCGCTGATATTGAGGCTGAGCGCGAAGCCAGGCTCACATCGTAACCTCAATCTCGCCACCACATTGTCGGTTGTCCAACGCTGGCGCAAGGCGATCCTGAGCCACAGCAACGGCCTTTCCGAACGGGTTCGCTGCATGCTGAGCGGCCACGATGCCAATGGCGATCCAGCGGACGATCCGCACCTCGCCTTCCTCCCTCTTGCGTTCGTCGGCCACGAGCACGC contains:
- a CDS encoding AbrB/MazE/SpoVT family DNA-binding domain-containing protein; its protein translation is MKIKITTVGNSAGIVLPKALLARLHLAKGDVLYATELPDGIKLSPYDPRIARQMEVAERVMRKRRTLLRKLAES
- a CDS encoding type II toxin-antitoxin system prevent-host-death family antitoxin → MKVPIREMKNRLAKYLRLAQAGMDVIVTDRGRPIARLTAVEVSPEHAEAAYLRRIRALPWVRPGRRGKVKGAKRPIRLNPGGQT